TGGTGATTTAAAATGAGTGCACTGCAAGGTAATTTATAATATAACTGGAGTACAAACAAGCTTCACAGAATCTAGTCCTGCCGAACCTACACAATTTACACATTGTTATATGAAATGTGCATGACCCCTTGTAGCTTCCGAAGATCATTTGATATATATGAAATATTTGCAATTTACCTTTTAATTCTTTAACATTCTGATGATCTGACCTAATATAGCATGTGAATTTATCTCCAAGTGATGTGATTAACTGACTATGAAAATAGGATATATGAAAGAAAAGTTGCACATGGGAGCTAAAGGTTACTAGATAATGCAATATCCGACTTGCGGTTATATTTGAGTATAAATTAGTACACATCAAACGACATCCAGGTAGTTCAtcaataataaaaatatttgcaTTTTGAAAAGGACTTCCCAATTCCTTATGCTTCCCGTGGTTTATCTCTTAAAACTTATCTTGCAATTTGTTGTCAGGGACAAACTTCCCaacaaataaaataattcaagAACAGTACAGTTGGTTCAATGTTGATGTTAAGATTATTTCACTAAACATGAAAGTACCTACAACAAAAATCCATCTTTCTATCTGTTCATATAAATTCTTACATTTAACCAAAAGAACAAATGAAATTAGAACATATGATTTTATTTCATGCTAATCCTCATTTTCCTGACAAGTGAAGTGATACAAGATCATTCATTTTAACACAGTGAAGTGCCATGGACGTACCTTGAAAGATTTAATGGCATCATACTATTCTCTTTTTTACTGCTGATCCAAAAGATTCAAAAGGCAATACCTGCGTTGAAAAGTTTAGTTTAGAGACAACGGATTGCAATCAAAAAACAGAAGATGAGAATTTACAAAGACCTATAGACCATGAATAATGTAAGAGAATCTGTACAAATAAGTGGCGCACAGAGCAAAAATACAAGTTATCAAATAAAGTGCAAGTCAAATCATTTTACAAAGTTAAGTTCATGGGTCACCCATGACTCAAGTGCTAAGCTTTACTTCAGCTGAACAGTTTAGGCACGACTGGCAGTACCGCGTCGATTGGGAGACACAACTACACAAAAAATTTATACCAAATGACAGTGTTTGCTTCAAATATTTCTTTTTTGCTCTTGACAAGCTTTCTGTTTAAAGAGCGAGTTAATATATATAGCAGGAGGCAATTCACTTAATTACAAAATTACAATTAGATCTTACCCAAAATTATCTTAGTATGATACCTAGACTATATCACTGCAGGATGAAGTATGAAAACTCTAGAAGGTTATACGCTTGCTTGACAAGCTCCTAATGAAAGATATGGCAGCAAACAAAAGTTCAAAGAAAGAGGAAAACACACAAAATATCCAAATATTTCAAAGATATAACCAACATCTAATGTCCGATACTACAAAATCAAAATACTTAAACCAACATAAAAAGAAACTCACTTTCCAAAAAATCCTCCCTACAATCATCCCATAAGGAACAGGGCCAAAGTCCTTTGAATCTCTGGACATATACTTGTTATCTCCCTCAATCCACACATGACCTTTAGGCACCTACACAAAAAAAACCAAGATTTCAcaaatcaaaaaataaaaaaatcgcATACACAAACATACACTATAAAACCCCAATAAACCCAAATCAAGAAACACAACCATAAACACAAAAACTCAGCAAAATCACAAAAATCCCACATACACTAAAAACccgaaaattaagaaaaaaaaacACTGATCATACAACAACAGTCTTGAATGAATCATCACTCTCAGGATTGATGCTGTATGTAACATTATCACCTTCCATACCCACAATACGTTTAGTAACAATCTTTCTAGGATCTTCAGGTGATCTTATCAAAACGACGTCGTTTAGACACACTTTACCAAACCTAGGAGAGATTTTCTCAGCCAATACAAAATCACCACTGATATTGAAAGTGGGAAGCATACTAGGACCAAAAACCTACAATACCCACAAAAGGAATTTGAATAATAATAGATACATAAAGAATTGTATTCAAGAATTTGTGTAAAAGATGTAGATACAGAGTATACTTACATAAGCAGGGGTGAAAAGATAGGTGTTTGTTACATGAAGAGCACAGAAAAATTTGCCAACTAGTAATGTTTTGTCAAGTGCTTCCTTAACTATGTTGCTCCATAACTTGGTGTTCATGTTTGGTTTTGTGTGTTTCTTGCTAACATCAACATAGATATTTTCTTGCACAGTGTTTAAGGATGTTTTATAATTTTGTTAATCAAtattactaatttttttttatatgaTAATTTACTTAACTAATTTAATCATACAATAATTTTATAAAGTGTTccgaaataaaaaaaaatataatgaaaatatttgaaagtaaatttttttaaattattatcaaataaagaataataattacaATGATATCATTGGAAATATTTGAATAGAAGTTTTGATACAACTAAAATCTGTAGGAATCTTAAGCATACCAGCTGCAGATGCATTTACATAGCTTGAAGCATTCGGCATATGAAAAGGGATTTGGAGAAATACGGTGCAATAGACTAGTACTAGGCCATGTACTTTAGTTTCTTTAATAATTTAATTACATAACCTACTATGGAGATTCTGAATTAATGTGGGAGTCAGTCGACGAAGATTAGACAACACCACCTCTCAGGAAAATCAAGATTAAGGTTGATGCCAGTATCAACGAAAATGAGCATCGTATGAAATTGATTGTGTTGCAGTCGACAATAGAGGATGTCATTTTGCTGGCTCTGAGTTGAGTAGATTGAGATTTCTGACTCCATCGCAAGCTGAAGCACTTGGTTTTGAGGAGGCCTCAAGTTGGGATGAAAACAATGTCTGGCACAATGTCACAACTGAGTATGCTTCCTTGCTACTCATTCAAACCATTCTgaacaaaaaaaaattatggtTTCTCCTGTAGGCTCAATAATATCAGATTGCAAAGTATTGCTTCACGAGCTACAGTTGCTGATTGTGCAGTTTGAGCATACAACTACAAAAATTACTCTGCAGTTGCCGGCCCTTAATAGGTTTTTCTAAAGAAAGAACCTTTTTGTGCAGGAATTTGAACCTGAAACTAGTTAAGATGATGTAGCGACATACAGGGGCGGACCCAAGATTATAATTTGACCGGGgctaaatttttttttttttttgtaacAATTACATTAATGGTAAAGTTATACCTATGAGGACACATCACACATTAGAGCATTAGGGGATAATACCCAGCTTGTTAAACCTAGACCTAGCCGGAGGGTGATCAAGGTATAATCTAGGCTTTTTTTATGGATTCAAAAAAATTAAGAACCAACAAATCCTTAACTGAAAGTTTAGTTTAATGAGTCCATGTTATGACAAGGGGTAATCATAATTTAGACAGAAAAATAGTAACAATATCATAATTTTTCTTGGCCGGGCTACTACCCACCCAAACCCCTACTGCTGTCCGCCCCTGGCGACATAATCAGACCTTTCTGTGCATTAGAATATAGAAGATTGAGACCAATTTACACCACACATACTAATTACAATTACTACAGTACAAGTGTAAAAAAGTTTTAATATACTATACTCTCACTTTCCGGGACAAAATTAGTGTCAAAGGCCCAGGCATTGTTGTTTACGGGATCTGCAAGGTGGTCAGCTAAGTTCTCTTTGGATTCTTTGTGCAAGCTATTGTCACAGGAAAGGGACCACTAGAGAACTTAGCTGACCACCTTGCAGACCCCGTAAACAACAATGCCTGGGCCTTTGCCACCAACTTTGTCCCTGGAAAGTGAGAGATGACCTTTATTCATTGGTAAAGTAGTTCTGAGTAGAGTTTGTGTTGTAAATCGATCTCAATTTTAATGCAAAATGTCTAAATGACAGGTGACTATTATATGTTGGACTATATGGTTTAGGTAATCTACCTTTAGAATATCTGTGCTAGTACTTTTTTGCTCATTTGTTTCTCTTGTTCTTTCCATTTCTTGTGTGAAGTGTTTTGACCGATGGCGATAGTACGTCAGTTTAGTTCAGATATGGTAATAGGATTCTAGACTGGAGTAACAGGTAAAAATTTGGTGCTCTGATATTATTCTGAAATATTATATACAGCTTATTTCGAGTTGAGTTCTGAAATGGTTATTTGTTTGGTTTCTATTAGGTTAGACATGTTTTGCTAATCATGTAATGGTTGCGTTATAAGTAAGTTTAGTTGTAAAGTTAATTATCAACTCAAGTTTAAGTTCTAAACACAATTATGTACCCTATAAAAAGACCAAGTCATTTCCCTGGCTGATCCTTTTATATAAGTTTAATTTTCCATAGTTTGCAACTTTAGTATTACTATAGTACCACCAGATTCTTAATACTTGAAATTATGAATCTTTCTTTTTTGGCAAATTCTGGCGACGTGAGGCTGTGAAAAAGCTGGCCCGAAATCATGCCATCTTGGGCAAGTTGTCTTTGTTAACACTGTTAACTTGACAACCTAAAGCTCCAAACTCTAAATATGTTCAGAGTACTTGAAACCATCTCTTTGTTACATATATTTACATTTTAccataaaattgaatatttgtacCATTCCATATGTCCTCCATAATCTACTTGTTGATATGTTGAAATCTTCAGAAATATTACCCAACGTTGCTATAAATCTACATTTCTCTGTGAAGCTGACTGCAAGagaaaaaataacaaaaataccTCTTTTTTTAGAGTTTGTGACAAGAATGCCTGTTTTGAAAATTTTGGCCAAGATCCCAATATTGAGGGACTCCAGCATCAGAAAATAGCTTCCCAGCAGCTGCTTCTAACCTGCACTTGTGGACCAAAAACCTATAAAAACTCGATTTAGCAACACTTCCCTCCCACATTTTGACACATTTGTTCACAACAGcttcatcctcatcctcatcTACCACAACAGTAATGTCATCTGATATCACAGCACATCCACCAGTTTTCCTAGGCATTCACATCAACCTTAAAGCAGGCCTGGGAGTGTGAAAGATCATTTATTCTATAGACATACACTAGAGCCTCTAGTGTGTTAGGGTCATCAAAAAGTTTACTTATCTTCTTTTCACTGCATTCATCGGGGGTGAGCCTACATGCCATATTCCTATCAACACGAGCTTGTTTACGCTCAGCAGCATCAGCACTTGTGATTTCCATTTCAAGTCGAGTAGGATCTTGGGTTGCTTCTGAACCAGGCACTTTCCTCAGATTGCTTATTT
This genomic interval from Apium graveolens cultivar Ventura chromosome 8, ASM990537v1, whole genome shotgun sequence contains the following:
- the LOC141676724 gene encoding mitochondrial ATP-independent inner membrane protease subunit 1a-like; translation: MNTKLWSNIVKEALDKTLLVGKFFCALHVTNTYLFTPAYVFGPSMLPTFNISGDFVLAEKISPRFGKVCLNDVVLIRSPEDPRKIVTKRIVGMEGDNVTYSINPESDDSFKTVVVPKGHVWIEGDNKYMSRDSKDFGPVPYGMIVGRIFWKVLPFESFGSAVKKRIV